A region of Vespula vulgaris chromosome 1, iyVesVulg1.1, whole genome shotgun sequence DNA encodes the following proteins:
- the LOC127071033 gene encoding cytospin-A-like isoform X3 → MFSKARSGMSVGSGGRAPIKRTTGTTTSTVNNSTKNKSKLEPRPPSGVGKKRTDAVSLLFSAKRPPSRKVERTPTATTTTTTTTATRTTKTPQKSARTKSLERLKGQQSQQQQQQQQQQQQQQQQQSTQGPQQTQQQQVPLRQAPSASSLETKTESLSTENWSSIGKEVPKSNAKNQQQHQKGPAKGSRMQELEREIEILRKDRARLEANLREATTDAQSLRDLKTELASLKEQHSLELDRLAEENEALRARLRNVAHSPLSDSEKQQLLLDASRLHNSAPASIAIPQDDSCTPNANLPQDSAQCTTPDWDKHSSSSISEVSVACLQDRILQMEETHYSTNEELQATIQELSDLQAQLTELQADNERLTEEKGVLLESLCRQTEKLEDSRSKVDTLQGLLLREEQPQESSKGYNTEREQKLVDLLKSAQEEREALLQKQEELTSELKNLRTTADANATEAERLRKCVHLLESTIETVNIERKQLDVELAEARQEGANRSIEISRLATLLDNARAKIEELEQSRQVESKSEADELLDAARREKDTLETQAAALQEQLARSHCDHDRLRDQYSQLQEEYKVARNNAKSAIDDLEYRLNQLKDERLSVSTELQLVRDSLAELQTQCQRHLEDKRELKAALSEAQRREREAQTHQYELERALAEERRLRQEESAEWEQFQTDLLMTVRVANDFKTEAQSELERVVLENKAQRDKLRTLEAQLDKLNKGDTTVSNNKVFDTTSRNKRKPTSIILKRGRTITKRPREIRRHISPTNFFKTIIKKNSYKITNNNTKLAPTNNTTKEQDIAELSKDETDLGNPCSVKEVIKVDEKLMSGKEIEFCPASTPKTRSPDTSTGLTILESKIVDPIKENIDEVSEKLSTEQSVNIQQSELYSEINNSIDIDLNNTLENENSNRKLYIPSSINVDKNATSKSSLLKNIKGIQSIDTNSYGINISNSRFFVPKNYVFSDIDSSMNDLKFEVDPEMSKLLQKSENKILNETDSNLISEISREKSLEDPLISKTTVTKDVLTSPNKQKSLHQFPEANNSTKEIVNLNDKKKRLFLKRYESKPSSEIVDSLLDNIQYKSKSNMTNYLKYKNFSTSLDNLDSYKITDNNDIIQTHRSYESLPIIDYEMKSKMIKEENSKSNQSTINNKKQNCVSVNDNEQSPIKRNYRSGHNTDTHTSVYKQRNIDVKAKITKSTIKSKDANYNSNNISTKFHLERDQLKDADSLNSPKKNTGKVIYECKNSKSFEYSKYNYLEKRNSYPSMSSIKHIPISPVCNKMHSITPSYTSNRTSNYTLRDRTQTSEQFSPTKILNKSFKDISKYNDLQSDRYLALCEANRLKRLKFLRMNLQTDYNIEDKKTQVSNSHVARKIPINNDNYSTSIVPEVSQNDTNYALLCKDRAIGRTSSLRDKFETIIEDVELRAGRRSLTGKTCDHPIDFSANQKVVQQPPARPASTPTETQQCVLTSVQQEMAARRKANISRQDSRLSVKCLIESIENATKQAKAGPGSRSSSTSSLNSIGTNDIMTLKSPLRDQQQINNLICTSNSPNNNKTQAAINRKPLSETKSAVPVVLSPGELLDSAALNVKAIDFVRRNSVTDLSERKDPLCGLIKNGGSKRNALLKWCQNKTLGYRNIDITNFSSSWNDGLALCAILHSYLPYKVPYDTLTPAEKRKNFSIAFSAAESVGIPTTLNIGEMCQLERPDWQQVMTYVTSIYKHFET, encoded by the exons AGGACAGCAAagccagcagcagcagcagcaacaacagcagcagcagcaacaacaacaacaacaatcgaCGCAGGGCCCACAACAAACACAACAGCAACAGGTCCCCCTGCGTCAGGCCCCGAGCGCCTCTTCGCTCGAAACAAAAACTGAGAGCTTATCGACGGAAAACTGGAGTTCGATCGGTAAAGAAGTTCCCAAGAGCAACGCCAAGAATCAGCAACAGCATCAGAAGGGACCCGCTAAGGGGTCCAGGATGCAGGAGCTGGAACGGGAGATCGAGATCTTACGAAAGGATCGTGCCCGGCTTGAAGCAAATCTAAGGGAAGCAACTACCGACGCTCAATCTTTACGCGACCTGAAAACTGAACTCGCGTCTCTCAAG GAGCAGCATAGTCTGGAGTTAGATCGTCTCGCAGAAGAGAATGAAGCTCTTCGTGCCCGTCTTAGGAATGTAGCTCATTCTCCGTTATCTGATTCAGAGAAGCAGCAGTTGCTATTAGATGCATCAAGGCTTCATAATTCTGCACCAGCTTCGATTGCTATACCTCAAGATGATAGCTGTACACCAAATGCAAATCTACCACAAGACAGTGCGCAATGCACTACTCCGGATTGGGATAAACATTCCTCTAGCTCTATATCAGAAGTATCAGTGGCTTGTCTTCAAGACAGAATACTACAAATGGAAGAAACGCATTATTCCACTAATGAAGAGTTACAAGCAACTATTCAAGAATTGAGTGATTTACAA GCTCAATTAACGGAACTACAAGCTGACAATGAAAGattaacagaagaaaaaggtgTTCTTTTGGAATCATTGTGTCGACAAACAGAAAAGTTAGAAGATTCAAGATCAAAAGTTGACACTCTACAAGGGCTTTTATTAAGAGAAGAACAACCTCAAGAATCGTCCAAAGGTTATAACACAGAAAGGGAACAAAAATTAGTTGacttattaaaa AGTGCTCAAGAAGAACGGGAGGCTCTGCTTCAAAAACAAGAGGAATTAACGtcggaattaaaaaatttaagaacGACCGCCGATGCTAATGCTACGGAAGCGgaaagattaagaaaatgtGTCCACTTGCTTGAATCTACTATAGAAACAGTCAATATAGAACGTAAACAATTGGATGTAGAATTAGCGGAAGCGCGTCAAGAGGGTGCGAACAGAAGTATAGAAATAAGCAGATTAGCTACCTTACTGGATAATGCCAGAGCTAAGATTGAAGAGTTAGAGCAGTCAAGGCAAGTAGAAAGTAAAAGTGAAGCTGATGAATTGTTAGACGCGGCAAGACGTGAAAAAGATACGTTAGAAACGCAAGCTGCAGCCTTGCAAGAACAACTGGCACGTTCGCATTGTGATCATGATCGTCTTAGAGATCAATATTCTCAACTTCAAGAAGAATACAAG GTTGCTCGAAATAATGCTAAATCAGCTATCGATGACTTGGAATATAgattaaatcaattaaaagaCGAACGACTTTCTGTCAGTACGGAATTACAATTAGTAAGAGATTCTTTGGCAGAATTACAAACACAATGTCAAAGACATctagaagataaaagagaattgaAGGCTGCTCTTAGCGAAGCACAAAGAAGAGAACGGGAAGCACAAACTCATCAGTACGAGTTGGAACGTGCTTTAGCTGAGGAACGTAGATTGAGACAAGAAGAAAGTGCTGAATGGGAACAATTCCAGACGGATCTACTTATGACTGTTAGAGTTGCGAATGACTTTAAAACTGAGGCTCAAAGCGAATTAGAACGTGTAGTTTTGGAAAACAAAGCGCAAAGAGATAAATTGAGAACATTAGAGGCTCAGCTAGATAAACTTAATAAAG GCGATACCACAGTGTCCAACAATAAAGTATTTGATACTACTAgcagaaataaacgaaaaccGACTAGCATTATTTTGAAACGTGGACGTACTATTACAAAACGTCCTCGTGAGATAAGGCGGCACATATCACCTaccaatttttttaaaacgataatcaaaaaaaattcatacaagataacaaataataataccaaACTCGCTCCTACTAATAATACAACAAAGGAACAAGATATTGCAGAGTTATCAAAAGATGAAACAGATCTAGGTAATCCATGCTCTGTCAAAGAAGTAATTAAAgtagatgaaaaattaatgtcTGGTAAAGAGATTGAATTTTGTCCAGCTTCTACTCCAAAAACTAGAAGTCCTGATACGAGTACGGGATTAACTATATTAGAAAGTAAGATCGTAGAtccgataaaagaaaacatcgaTGAAGTATCTGAAAAATTATCTACTGAACAATCTGTAAATATCCAACAGAGTGAATTATATTCAGAGATAAATAATAGCATAGATATAGATTTAAACAACACTCTAGAGAACGAGAATAGTAATCGTAAACTTTATATTCCCAGCTCAATTAATGTAGATAAAAATGCAACTTCTAAAAGCTCTCtactaaaaaatatcaaaggaaTTCAAAGTATTGATACAAATTCATATGGtatcaatatttcaaatagTAGATTTTTTGTACCAAAGAATTACGTATTTTCTGACATTGACAGTTCAATGAATGATCTCAAATTTGAAGTAGATCCTGAGATGAGCAAATTATTgcaaaaaagtgaaaataaaattcttaatgAAACAGATTCAAATCTAATCTCAGAAATCAGCAGAGAAAAATCTTTGGAAGATCCACTAATATCTAAAACAACAGTGACCAAAGATGTTCTTACATCACCCAATAAACAAAAATCCTTGCATCAATTTCCTGAGGCAAATAATTCaacaaaagaaattgttaacttgaatgacaaaaagaaacgattatttttaaaaagatatgaatCCAAACCGAGTAGTGAAATAGTCGACTCTCTTTTGGATAACATACAGTATAAATCAAAGTCGAATATgactaattatttaaaatataaaaatttttctacatCATTAGATAATCTtgattcttataaaattactgataataatgatattattcaaACTCATAGAAGTTACGAATCTCTTCCGATTATTGATtatgaaatgaaaagtaaaatgataaaggaagaaaattccAAAAGTAATCAATCcactataaataataaaaaacaaaattgtgtTTCTGTTAATGACAATGAACAATCTCCTATAAAACGTAATTATCGTTCAGGACATAATACAGATACACATACTTCAGTTTACAAACAAAGGAATATCGATGTAAAGGCAAAAATAACTAAAAGTACCATAAAAAGTAAAGATGCCAATTACAATTCAAATAATATCTCTACtaaatttcatttagaaaGAGATCAATTGAAAGATGCAGATTCCTTGAACTCTCCAAAAAAGAATACAGGAAAAGTAATTTATGAATGCAAGAATTCTAAATCTTttgaatattcaaaatataattatttagaaaagcGTAATTCTTATCCATCTATGTCTTCTATAAAGCATATTCCTATATCTCCTGTTTGCAACAAGATGCATTCTATAACACCATCATACACATCAAATAGAACTTCAAACTATACTTTAAGAGACAGAACTCAAACGTCAGAACAATTTTCTCCTACTAAAATTCTAAACAAATCATTCAAAGATATATCCAAATATAATGATTTACAAAGTGACAGATATCTAGCTTTATGTGAAGCTAATCGTTTGAAACGcttgaaatttttaagaatGAATTTGCAAACAGATTACAatatagaagataaaaagacacAAGTTAGTAATAGTCATGTTGCTAGAAAAATACCAATAAACAATGACAATTATAGTACGAGTATAGTGCCTGAAGTCTCACAAAACGATACTAATTATGCCTTGCTATGCAAGGATCGAGCGATAGGTCGTACATCATCCTTGAGAGACAAATTTGAGACTATCATAGAAGATGTGGAACTGAGAGCAGGTCGACGTTCGTTAACAGGAAAAACTTGCGACC aTCCGATCGATTTTTCAGCAAATCAGAAAGTTGTACAACAACCACCTGCAAGGCCAGCGAGTACACCAACAGAAACACAACAATGTGTTTTAACAAGTGTACAACAGGAAATGGCTGCACGACGAAAGGCTAATATTTCGCGCCAAGATTCCAGATTATCTGTTAAATGTTTAATAGAAAGTATTGAAAATGCTACAAAACAAGCTAAAGCTG gaCCGGGAAGTCGTAGTAGTTCAACATCGTCTTTAAATTCTATAGGGACAAATGATATAATGACACTGAAATCTCCTCTCAGAGATCAGCAACAAATAAACAACTTAATCTGTACATCAAATTctccaaataataataaaacacaGGCAGCAATAAATAGGAAACCATTATCAG AAACAAAGTCAGCAGTACCCGTGGTTTTAAGTCCTGGTGAACTTTTGGATTCTGCTGCACTAAATGTCAAGGCTATTGATTTCGTTCGTCGAAATAGTGTGACAGATTTATCAGAACGTAAAGATCCTCTTTGTGGGTTGATCAAGAATGGAGGTTCTAAGAGAAATGCATTACTTAAATGGTGTCAAAACAAGACATTAGGctatcgaaatatcgatataaCTAATTTTAGCAGCTCTTGGAACGATGGCTTAGCTCTTTGCGCTATTCTTCATTCTTATCTCCCATATAAAGTACCATATGATACTTTAACACCTgctgaaaaacgaaaaaatttttccattgCATTCTCTGCTGCTGAAAGTGTTGGCATACCTACAACCTTG AATATAGGAGAAATGTGTCAACTGGAACGACCCGATTGGCAACAAGTCATGACATATGTGACTagtatttataaacattttgaaACGTAA
- the LOC127071033 gene encoding cytospin-A-like isoform X4 gives MSVGSGGRAPIKRTTGTTTSTVNNSTKNKSKLEPRPPSGVGKKRTDAVSLLFSAKRPPSRKVERTPTATTTTTTTTATRTTKTPQKSARTKSLERLKGQQSQQQQQQQQQQQQQQQQQSTQGPQQTQQQQVPLRQAPSASSLETKTESLSTENWSSIGKEVPKSNAKNQQQHQKGPAKGSRMQELEREIEILRKDRARLEANLREATTDAQSLRDLKTELASLKEQHSLELDRLAEENEALRARLRNVAHSPLSDSEKQQLLLDASRLHNSAPASIAIPQDDSCTPNANLPQDSAQCTTPDWDKHSSSSISEVSVACLQDRILQMEETHYSTNEELQATIQELSDLQAQLTELQADNERLTEEKGVLLESLCRQTEKLEDSRSKVDTLQGLLLREEQPQESSKGYNTEREQKLVDLLKSAQEEREALLQKQEELTSELKNLRTTADANATEAERLRKCVHLLESTIETVNIERKQLDVELAEARQEGANRSIEISRLATLLDNARAKIEELEQSRQVESKSEADELLDAARREKDTLETQAAALQEQLARSHCDHDRLRDQYSQLQEEYKVARNNAKSAIDDLEYRLNQLKDERLSVSTELQLVRDSLAELQTQCQRHLEDKRELKAALSEAQRREREAQTHQYELERALAEERRLRQEESAEWEQFQTDLLMTVRVANDFKTEAQSELERVVLENKAQRDKLRTLEAQLDKLNKGDTTVSNNKVFDTTSRNKRKPTSIILKRGRTITKRPREIRRHISPTNFFKTIIKKNSYKITNNNTKLAPTNNTTKEQDIAELSKDETDLGNPCSVKEVIKVDEKLMSGKEIEFCPASTPKTRSPDTSTGLTILESKIVDPIKENIDEVSEKLSTEQSVNIQQSELYSEINNSIDIDLNNTLENENSNRKLYIPSSINVDKNATSKSSLLKNIKGIQSIDTNSYGINISNSRFFVPKNYVFSDIDSSMNDLKFEVDPEMSKLLQKSENKILNETDSNLISEISREKSLEDPLISKTTVTKDVLTSPNKQKSLHQFPEANNSTKEIVNLNDKKKRLFLKRYESKPSSEIVDSLLDNIQYKSKSNMTNYLKYKNFSTSLDNLDSYKITDNNDIIQTHRSYESLPIIDYEMKSKMIKEENSKSNQSTINNKKQNCVSVNDNEQSPIKRNYRSGHNTDTHTSVYKQRNIDVKAKITKSTIKSKDANYNSNNISTKFHLERDQLKDADSLNSPKKNTGKVIYECKNSKSFEYSKYNYLEKRNSYPSMSSIKHIPISPVCNKMHSITPSYTSNRTSNYTLRDRTQTSEQFSPTKILNKSFKDISKYNDLQSDRYLALCEANRLKRLKFLRMNLQTDYNIEDKKTQVSNSHVARKIPINNDNYSTSIVPEVSQNDTNYALLCKDRAIGRTSSLRDKFETIIEDVELRAGRRSLTGKTCDHPIDFSANQKVVQQPPARPASTPTETQQCVLTSVQQEMAARRKANISRQDSRLSVKCLIESIENATKQAKAGPGSRSSSTSSLNSIGTNDIMTLKSPLRDQQQINNLICTSNSPNNNKTQAAINRKPLSETKSAVPVVLSPGELLDSAALNVKAIDFVRRNSVTDLSERKDPLCGLIKNGGSKRNALLKWCQNKTLGYRNIDITNFSSSWNDGLALCAILHSYLPYKVPYDTLTPAEKRKNFSIAFSAAESVGIPTTLNIGEMCQLERPDWQQVMTYVTSIYKHFET, from the exons AGGACAGCAAagccagcagcagcagcagcaacaacagcagcagcagcaacaacaacaacaacaatcgaCGCAGGGCCCACAACAAACACAACAGCAACAGGTCCCCCTGCGTCAGGCCCCGAGCGCCTCTTCGCTCGAAACAAAAACTGAGAGCTTATCGACGGAAAACTGGAGTTCGATCGGTAAAGAAGTTCCCAAGAGCAACGCCAAGAATCAGCAACAGCATCAGAAGGGACCCGCTAAGGGGTCCAGGATGCAGGAGCTGGAACGGGAGATCGAGATCTTACGAAAGGATCGTGCCCGGCTTGAAGCAAATCTAAGGGAAGCAACTACCGACGCTCAATCTTTACGCGACCTGAAAACTGAACTCGCGTCTCTCAAG GAGCAGCATAGTCTGGAGTTAGATCGTCTCGCAGAAGAGAATGAAGCTCTTCGTGCCCGTCTTAGGAATGTAGCTCATTCTCCGTTATCTGATTCAGAGAAGCAGCAGTTGCTATTAGATGCATCAAGGCTTCATAATTCTGCACCAGCTTCGATTGCTATACCTCAAGATGATAGCTGTACACCAAATGCAAATCTACCACAAGACAGTGCGCAATGCACTACTCCGGATTGGGATAAACATTCCTCTAGCTCTATATCAGAAGTATCAGTGGCTTGTCTTCAAGACAGAATACTACAAATGGAAGAAACGCATTATTCCACTAATGAAGAGTTACAAGCAACTATTCAAGAATTGAGTGATTTACAA GCTCAATTAACGGAACTACAAGCTGACAATGAAAGattaacagaagaaaaaggtgTTCTTTTGGAATCATTGTGTCGACAAACAGAAAAGTTAGAAGATTCAAGATCAAAAGTTGACACTCTACAAGGGCTTTTATTAAGAGAAGAACAACCTCAAGAATCGTCCAAAGGTTATAACACAGAAAGGGAACAAAAATTAGTTGacttattaaaa AGTGCTCAAGAAGAACGGGAGGCTCTGCTTCAAAAACAAGAGGAATTAACGtcggaattaaaaaatttaagaacGACCGCCGATGCTAATGCTACGGAAGCGgaaagattaagaaaatgtGTCCACTTGCTTGAATCTACTATAGAAACAGTCAATATAGAACGTAAACAATTGGATGTAGAATTAGCGGAAGCGCGTCAAGAGGGTGCGAACAGAAGTATAGAAATAAGCAGATTAGCTACCTTACTGGATAATGCCAGAGCTAAGATTGAAGAGTTAGAGCAGTCAAGGCAAGTAGAAAGTAAAAGTGAAGCTGATGAATTGTTAGACGCGGCAAGACGTGAAAAAGATACGTTAGAAACGCAAGCTGCAGCCTTGCAAGAACAACTGGCACGTTCGCATTGTGATCATGATCGTCTTAGAGATCAATATTCTCAACTTCAAGAAGAATACAAG GTTGCTCGAAATAATGCTAAATCAGCTATCGATGACTTGGAATATAgattaaatcaattaaaagaCGAACGACTTTCTGTCAGTACGGAATTACAATTAGTAAGAGATTCTTTGGCAGAATTACAAACACAATGTCAAAGACATctagaagataaaagagaattgaAGGCTGCTCTTAGCGAAGCACAAAGAAGAGAACGGGAAGCACAAACTCATCAGTACGAGTTGGAACGTGCTTTAGCTGAGGAACGTAGATTGAGACAAGAAGAAAGTGCTGAATGGGAACAATTCCAGACGGATCTACTTATGACTGTTAGAGTTGCGAATGACTTTAAAACTGAGGCTCAAAGCGAATTAGAACGTGTAGTTTTGGAAAACAAAGCGCAAAGAGATAAATTGAGAACATTAGAGGCTCAGCTAGATAAACTTAATAAAG GCGATACCACAGTGTCCAACAATAAAGTATTTGATACTACTAgcagaaataaacgaaaaccGACTAGCATTATTTTGAAACGTGGACGTACTATTACAAAACGTCCTCGTGAGATAAGGCGGCACATATCACCTaccaatttttttaaaacgataatcaaaaaaaattcatacaagataacaaataataataccaaACTCGCTCCTACTAATAATACAACAAAGGAACAAGATATTGCAGAGTTATCAAAAGATGAAACAGATCTAGGTAATCCATGCTCTGTCAAAGAAGTAATTAAAgtagatgaaaaattaatgtcTGGTAAAGAGATTGAATTTTGTCCAGCTTCTACTCCAAAAACTAGAAGTCCTGATACGAGTACGGGATTAACTATATTAGAAAGTAAGATCGTAGAtccgataaaagaaaacatcgaTGAAGTATCTGAAAAATTATCTACTGAACAATCTGTAAATATCCAACAGAGTGAATTATATTCAGAGATAAATAATAGCATAGATATAGATTTAAACAACACTCTAGAGAACGAGAATAGTAATCGTAAACTTTATATTCCCAGCTCAATTAATGTAGATAAAAATGCAACTTCTAAAAGCTCTCtactaaaaaatatcaaaggaaTTCAAAGTATTGATACAAATTCATATGGtatcaatatttcaaatagTAGATTTTTTGTACCAAAGAATTACGTATTTTCTGACATTGACAGTTCAATGAATGATCTCAAATTTGAAGTAGATCCTGAGATGAGCAAATTATTgcaaaaaagtgaaaataaaattcttaatgAAACAGATTCAAATCTAATCTCAGAAATCAGCAGAGAAAAATCTTTGGAAGATCCACTAATATCTAAAACAACAGTGACCAAAGATGTTCTTACATCACCCAATAAACAAAAATCCTTGCATCAATTTCCTGAGGCAAATAATTCaacaaaagaaattgttaacttgaatgacaaaaagaaacgattatttttaaaaagatatgaatCCAAACCGAGTAGTGAAATAGTCGACTCTCTTTTGGATAACATACAGTATAAATCAAAGTCGAATATgactaattatttaaaatataaaaatttttctacatCATTAGATAATCTtgattcttataaaattactgataataatgatattattcaaACTCATAGAAGTTACGAATCTCTTCCGATTATTGATtatgaaatgaaaagtaaaatgataaaggaagaaaattccAAAAGTAATCAATCcactataaataataaaaaacaaaattgtgtTTCTGTTAATGACAATGAACAATCTCCTATAAAACGTAATTATCGTTCAGGACATAATACAGATACACATACTTCAGTTTACAAACAAAGGAATATCGATGTAAAGGCAAAAATAACTAAAAGTACCATAAAAAGTAAAGATGCCAATTACAATTCAAATAATATCTCTACtaaatttcatttagaaaGAGATCAATTGAAAGATGCAGATTCCTTGAACTCTCCAAAAAAGAATACAGGAAAAGTAATTTATGAATGCAAGAATTCTAAATCTTttgaatattcaaaatataattatttagaaaagcGTAATTCTTATCCATCTATGTCTTCTATAAAGCATATTCCTATATCTCCTGTTTGCAACAAGATGCATTCTATAACACCATCATACACATCAAATAGAACTTCAAACTATACTTTAAGAGACAGAACTCAAACGTCAGAACAATTTTCTCCTACTAAAATTCTAAACAAATCATTCAAAGATATATCCAAATATAATGATTTACAAAGTGACAGATATCTAGCTTTATGTGAAGCTAATCGTTTGAAACGcttgaaatttttaagaatGAATTTGCAAACAGATTACAatatagaagataaaaagacacAAGTTAGTAATAGTCATGTTGCTAGAAAAATACCAATAAACAATGACAATTATAGTACGAGTATAGTGCCTGAAGTCTCACAAAACGATACTAATTATGCCTTGCTATGCAAGGATCGAGCGATAGGTCGTACATCATCCTTGAGAGACAAATTTGAGACTATCATAGAAGATGTGGAACTGAGAGCAGGTCGACGTTCGTTAACAGGAAAAACTTGCGACC aTCCGATCGATTTTTCAGCAAATCAGAAAGTTGTACAACAACCACCTGCAAGGCCAGCGAGTACACCAACAGAAACACAACAATGTGTTTTAACAAGTGTACAACAGGAAATGGCTGCACGACGAAAGGCTAATATTTCGCGCCAAGATTCCAGATTATCTGTTAAATGTTTAATAGAAAGTATTGAAAATGCTACAAAACAAGCTAAAGCTG gaCCGGGAAGTCGTAGTAGTTCAACATCGTCTTTAAATTCTATAGGGACAAATGATATAATGACACTGAAATCTCCTCTCAGAGATCAGCAACAAATAAACAACTTAATCTGTACATCAAATTctccaaataataataaaacacaGGCAGCAATAAATAGGAAACCATTATCAG AAACAAAGTCAGCAGTACCCGTGGTTTTAAGTCCTGGTGAACTTTTGGATTCTGCTGCACTAAATGTCAAGGCTATTGATTTCGTTCGTCGAAATAGTGTGACAGATTTATCAGAACGTAAAGATCCTCTTTGTGGGTTGATCAAGAATGGAGGTTCTAAGAGAAATGCATTACTTAAATGGTGTCAAAACAAGACATTAGGctatcgaaatatcgatataaCTAATTTTAGCAGCTCTTGGAACGATGGCTTAGCTCTTTGCGCTATTCTTCATTCTTATCTCCCATATAAAGTACCATATGATACTTTAACACCTgctgaaaaacgaaaaaatttttccattgCATTCTCTGCTGCTGAAAGTGTTGGCATACCTACAACCTTG AATATAGGAGAAATGTGTCAACTGGAACGACCCGATTGGCAACAAGTCATGACATATGTGACTagtatttataaacattttgaaACGTAA